From one Candidatus Thioglobus sp. NP1 genomic stretch:
- a CDS encoding Xaa-Pro peptidase family protein has translation MSIPKRGFEVSEYENRLNNIQKHMFESKMDAILLTTQVDIEYYTGFKSQFFQSPTRPWYVLIPGNGKPKAIIPTIGESGMRGTWIDDIQTWTSPNPEDDGISLLLQTIKSLMSKHKCLGVPKTLESTLRMPLDDYEYLIKSLVGIEIKDANKILRKVRFVKSPSEIAKIRHICQITSQGFIDLEGFLSAGDSEQENCRRFKQHLLSLGVDDSPYIVSGSGKDGYGSIIMGPTDKLIEEGDLFIIDTGSVFDSYYCDFDRNYAFGHISEESKSAYRVAFDATEAGFKAAQVGNTTSDIFNAMNDVLQKGGALGSTVGRLGHGLGMQLTEWPSNTASDNTVLEPGVVLTLEPGMEFLPGKEMVHEENIVITDDGPEWLSIRAAEELPIIQ, from the coding sequence ATGTCTATTCCAAAAAGAGGTTTTGAAGTATCTGAATACGAAAATAGGCTTAATAATATTCAAAAGCATATGTTTGAGTCTAAGATGGATGCGATTTTATTAACTACACAAGTGGATATAGAATATTACACAGGTTTCAAATCACAATTTTTTCAAAGCCCAACAAGACCTTGGTATGTTTTGATTCCTGGAAACGGAAAACCTAAAGCTATCATCCCAACTATAGGTGAGTCAGGAATGAGGGGAACATGGATTGATGATATCCAGACTTGGACTTCTCCTAATCCAGAAGATGATGGTATTAGTTTATTACTTCAAACCATTAAGTCTTTAATGTCAAAACATAAATGTTTAGGAGTTCCAAAAACTCTTGAAAGTACTTTGAGGATGCCATTAGATGACTATGAATATTTAATTAAATCTTTAGTTGGTATAGAAATAAAAGACGCTAATAAAATTTTAAGAAAGGTAAGGTTTGTAAAGTCACCTTCTGAAATTGCAAAGATAAGACATATCTGTCAAATTACTTCTCAAGGATTCATAGATTTAGAGGGTTTTCTAAGTGCTGGTGATAGTGAGCAAGAGAATTGTCGACGCTTTAAACAGCATCTTCTATCTCTAGGAGTTGATGACTCTCCCTACATTGTGTCGGGTTCAGGAAAAGATGGTTACGGCTCTATTATTATGGGCCCAACTGATAAATTAATCGAAGAGGGAGATCTTTTTATTATTGATACTGGATCTGTATTTGATAGTTATTACTGTGATTTTGATAGGAACTATGCTTTTGGACATATAAGTGAGGAATCAAAAAGCGCTTATAGGGTTGCTTTTGATGCTACGGAAGCAGGTTTTAAAGCTGCTCAAGTAGGTAATACAACTTCTGATATTTTTAATGCAATGAATGATGTTCTGCAAAAAGGAGGGGCTCTTGGAAGTACAGTTGGAAGGCTTGGACATGGTTTAGGAATGCAATTAACTGAGTGGCCTTCTAATACTGCAAGCGATAATACTGTTCTAGAGCCAGGAGTTGTTTTGACTTTAGAGCCAGGAATGGAATTTTTGCCTGGAAAAGAAATGGTTCATGAAGAAAATATTGTTATAACTGATGATGGCCCTGAGTGGCTAAGCATAAGAGCTGCAGAAGAATTACCAATAATTCAATAG
- a CDS encoding sterol desaturase family protein: MTDFFANFLNPEKRLFIGYLISAAFIAIIWLRMVQKKPLTNIVSGFFNSNIWLSKSAMADYKLMIINQFFIKLLAPILVGQLALTLFVFENMHLFFSRPSASLPVWMVMLIFTTALFILDDFSRYLLHRLMHRIPLLWRFHRAHHSATNLTPLTVLRTHPIEAVLFSLRAVIVHSLSLGVCFFFFAESVSLIEIFGSSMFVVIFHSLGSNLRHSHVNISYWNWLEKILVSPAQHQLHHSIDPKHYDCNFGAILAIWDNLGQSCIVSEKNQDIEFGLKGQSEKAHNLKNLIIGS, encoded by the coding sequence ATGACTGATTTTTTTGCAAATTTTCTTAACCCAGAAAAGCGCTTATTTATAGGATATTTAATAAGCGCTGCTTTCATAGCTATTATCTGGCTTAGGATGGTTCAAAAAAAACCACTGACAAATATTGTTAGTGGTTTTTTTAATTCAAATATATGGTTGTCTAAGTCAGCTATGGCTGACTATAAATTAATGATAATAAATCAATTTTTTATAAAACTTTTAGCGCCAATTTTAGTTGGTCAGCTTGCACTAACCTTATTTGTATTTGAAAATATGCATCTGTTTTTTTCAAGACCCTCAGCATCACTTCCTGTATGGATGGTAATGCTTATATTTACCACTGCCCTTTTCATTCTTGATGATTTTTCACGATACTTATTGCATCGTCTAATGCACCGAATTCCTCTACTATGGCGATTTCATAGGGCGCATCATTCTGCAACTAATTTAACACCTTTAACAGTTTTAAGGACCCACCCAATTGAGGCGGTCCTTTTTAGTCTCAGAGCTGTAATAGTTCATTCTCTATCCTTAGGGGTTTGCTTTTTCTTTTTTGCAGAAAGCGTATCACTAATTGAAATTTTTGGTTCAAGTATGTTTGTTGTTATATTTCATTCATTGGGCTCAAATTTGAGACATTCCCATGTGAATATTAGTTATTGGAATTGGCTTGAAAAGATTTTAGTTTCGCCTGCCCAACACCAATTACATCACTCAATTGATCCAAAACATTACGACTGTAACTTTGGCGCAATCCTTGCAATATGGGATAATCTTGGGCAGAGTTGTATAGTCTCTGAAAAAAACCAAGATATTGAATTTGGCCTTAAAGGACAATCTGAAAAAGCTCACAATTTAAAAAATTTAATTATAGGGTCTTAA
- a CDS encoding diaminopropionate ammonia-lyase, producing the protein MTNNYSNFSEVFSHFENNRIQVGSEYKHQDILSLAAFKLANNEITSWDGYKPTPLHNFSDMAKDTGVELIVYKDENPRFTLKSFKALGGAYAVANLLIQKLKENGIDANSSDLIAGIHRDFTSKITVCCATDGNHGRSVAWGAQKFGCNCEIYIHRNVSVAREKAIAKYGADVNRIKGNYDDSVRLAAEVAEKNSYTVVSDTSYEGYTDIPKDVMQGYTVMVDEALKQMDTVPTHVFLQGGVGGFPAAVVSFLVESLENPPKFVVVEPVNADCLFQSAKNGKPTAVHGELDTIMAGLACGEVSVLAWAILESYVSHFMTITDNSIPEAMKLLSNRDVPIVAGESAVTGLAGFLIASNSKELREKLMINENSKILFFGTEGDTDEEMYEKLVGKSSEEVLAVI; encoded by the coding sequence ATGACAAATAATTACAGCAATTTTTCTGAAGTTTTCTCGCATTTCGAAAATAATCGAATTCAAGTTGGTTCTGAATACAAGCATCAAGATATTTTGAGTTTAGCGGCCTTTAAATTGGCTAATAATGAAATTACTTCATGGGATGGATACAAACCTACTCCTCTTCATAATTTTTCTGATATGGCCAAAGATACTGGGGTTGAATTGATTGTTTATAAAGATGAAAATCCTCGTTTTACTCTTAAAAGCTTTAAAGCTCTTGGAGGAGCTTATGCAGTAGCAAATCTCTTGATTCAAAAGTTAAAGGAGAATGGGATTGATGCTAACTCTTCAGATCTAATAGCAGGAATACATAGAGACTTTACTTCAAAAATTACTGTTTGCTGTGCAACAGATGGCAATCATGGGAGATCAGTTGCCTGGGGAGCACAAAAGTTTGGCTGTAATTGTGAAATTTATATTCACCGAAATGTGAGTGTTGCTAGAGAGAAGGCAATTGCAAAATATGGTGCAGACGTTAATCGAATAAAAGGTAATTATGATGATTCAGTTCGCTTAGCTGCTGAAGTTGCTGAAAAGAATAGCTATACCGTTGTCTCTGATACTTCATATGAGGGCTATACTGATATTCCAAAAGATGTTATGCAGGGTTATACAGTTATGGTGGATGAGGCATTAAAGCAAATGGATACAGTCCCAACCCACGTGTTCCTTCAGGGCGGTGTGGGTGGATTTCCAGCCGCAGTTGTTTCTTTTTTAGTTGAAAGTCTAGAGAATCCACCTAAATTCGTTGTTGTTGAACCAGTAAATGCAGATTGTTTATTTCAGAGCGCTAAGAATGGAAAACCTACAGCAGTTCATGGTGAATTAGATACAATAATGGCTGGGCTTGCATGTGGTGAAGTATCAGTATTAGCATGGGCTATTCTTGAGAGTTATGTTTCACATTTTATGACTATTACTGATAACTCAATCCCTGAAGCAATGAAGCTTTTATCAAATAGAGATGTTCCTATAGTCGCTGGAGAATCTGCAGTTACAGGTCTGGCTGGATTTCTTATAGCCTCTAATAGTAAGGAACTTAGAGAAAAACTTATGATTAATGAGAATTCAAAGATTTTATTTTTTGGAACAGAGGGTGATACTGACGAAGAAATGTATGAAAAATTAGTTGGAAAGTCCTCAGAAGAAGTTTTAGCAGTTATTTAA
- a CDS encoding CbbQ/NirQ/NorQ/GpvN family protein encodes MNELEQYKILKEPFYQPQDDEIEMYTAAYINRMPVMLKGPTGCGKSRFVEYMAYKLGKPLITVACNEDMSASDLVGRFLLDKEGTIWQDGPLAMAARYGGICYLDEVVESRQDTTVVIHPLTDYRRTLPLDKKGELIEAHPDFQLVISYNPGYQNLMKDLKQSTKQRFCGFNFQFPDENKEAHIIAKESGVDKKIALKLVQIAQRARNLVGHGLDEGISTRLCVYAGQLIANKVDEKSACKIAMVNPITDDLDIVDTLNAAINTFFE; translated from the coding sequence ATGAATGAATTAGAACAATACAAAATACTGAAAGAGCCTTTTTATCAACCACAAGATGATGAAATTGAAATGTATACTGCTGCATACATAAATCGCATGCCTGTTATGCTAAAAGGCCCGACTGGGTGTGGTAAGTCTCGTTTTGTAGAATACATGGCATATAAACTTGGCAAGCCTTTAATAACTGTCGCTTGCAACGAAGATATGTCAGCAAGTGACCTGGTAGGTCGCTTTTTACTTGATAAAGAAGGAACGATTTGGCAAGATGGGCCTTTAGCAATGGCTGCTCGTTATGGTGGCATTTGTTACCTGGATGAAGTAGTTGAATCAAGACAAGATACAACAGTTGTAATTCATCCATTAACGGATTATCGAAGAACTCTTCCCCTTGACAAAAAGGGTGAGTTGATTGAAGCTCATCCTGACTTTCAATTAGTGATTTCTTATAATCCTGGTTATCAAAACCTAATGAAGGATTTAAAGCAATCCACAAAACAAAGATTCTGTGGCTTTAATTTTCAATTTCCAGATGAGAATAAAGAAGCACATATTATTGCTAAGGAGTCTGGCGTAGACAAAAAAATAGCACTCAAATTAGTCCAAATAGCGCAACGAGCTAGAAATCTTGTTGGACATGGTCTTGATGAGGGAATTTCTACAAGATTGTGTGTTTATGCTGGACAACTTATAGCAAATAAAGTTGATGAAAAATCTGCATGTAAAATTGCAATGGTTAATCCAATTACTGATGACTTAGATATTGTTGATACACTTAATGCAGCAATAAATACTTTCTTTGAATAA
- a CDS encoding extracellular solute-binding protein, protein MNKKVSILSILIIAILSTSFSTAVLAASDEPLTVYSTRQENLIKPLFDAFTNKTGIEVRYLTGKGGALIERIKLEGKRTKADIFMTVDAGNLWYAASQNLFQPVESEVLVNNIPSHLRDPEGLWTGLSVRARTIIYSTDRVNPEELSTYQDLANSKWKGRLCLRTSKKVYSKSLVASLIHHDGVENTSEVVKGWVRNLAATPHAEDNYVMSAILAGQCDVGIVNSYYFGRLQTREPNVALKLFWANQDSTGTHVNISGAGVTRYSKNPENSLKLLEFLSSIEAQKIYVGLNKEYPASQKIKADNLITLWGDFNQDKMNLSVAGKKQAEAVALMQREGYK, encoded by the coding sequence GTGAACAAAAAAGTATCAATACTTTCAATACTAATAATAGCTATTCTATCAACGTCTTTTTCAACAGCTGTTTTAGCAGCATCGGATGAGCCTCTTACAGTTTATAGTACAAGGCAAGAGAATTTAATTAAGCCACTATTTGATGCTTTTACGAATAAAACTGGAATTGAAGTTAGGTATCTTACTGGTAAAGGCGGTGCTTTAATCGAGCGTATAAAATTAGAGGGAAAAAGAACTAAAGCGGATATTTTTATGACAGTTGATGCAGGAAATCTTTGGTATGCTGCTTCACAAAATTTATTCCAGCCCGTAGAGAGTGAGGTATTGGTTAATAATATTCCATCTCATCTTAGAGATCCTGAGGGCTTATGGACTGGTCTATCAGTTCGAGCAAGGACAATTATCTATAGTACAGATAGAGTTAATCCAGAGGAGTTATCTACTTATCAAGATTTAGCAAATAGTAAATGGAAGGGAAGGCTTTGTCTAAGAACTAGCAAAAAAGTGTATTCAAAATCATTAGTAGCTTCATTGATTCATCATGATGGTGTTGAAAATACTTCTGAAGTTGTAAAGGGTTGGGTAAGAAATCTAGCAGCAACTCCGCATGCAGAAGACAATTATGTGATGAGTGCAATTCTTGCTGGTCAGTGCGATGTAGGCATCGTAAATAGTTATTACTTTGGCCGACTTCAGACGAGAGAGCCTAATGTTGCCCTTAAGTTATTTTGGGCAAATCAAGATTCAACAGGTACCCACGTGAATATTTCAGGAGCTGGAGTTACAAGGTACTCTAAAAACCCAGAAAATTCACTTAAGTTATTGGAATTTTTATCCTCTATAGAAGCTCAGAAGATTTATGTTGGGTTAAATAAAGAGTATCCTGCCAGTCAAAAAATAAAAGCGGATAATTTGATTACTTTATGGGGAGATTTTAATCAGGATAAAATGAATCTTTCTGTTGCTGGAAAAAAACAAGCAGAAGCAGTTGCTTTAATGCAGCGAGAGGGATATAAATAA
- the argJ gene encoding bifunctional glutamate N-acetyltransferase/amino-acid acetyltransferase ArgJ, which produces MSTNLLEVKGVEYSSVASGIKKNNTLDLSLVKLIDGSVTAAVFTQNIFCAAPIIVAKNHLNSDVLALLINSGNANAGTGQKGLENAYKTCDIVANKFGIKAEQILPFSTGIIGEALPIDPFSSNINMLIDELSASGMSQLARGILTTDLTEKSCSIKFNVNGTDVILSGVAKGSGMIRPDMATMLSFIVSDISASKKDLQDCLNISVEQSFNRITVDGDTSTNDACTLSATSQSNVHISDCKDQFQNALNQLTKKLAQMIIKDGEGATKFVEVNVAGLDSFEDCLEVAYTVAHSPLVKTALFASDANWGRILAAVGRSKGTGIAIENINIYLNNLQVISSGELSENYKDSAGNAEMQKSEIIIRIVLGDSDYSESVWTTDLSYDYVKINAEYRS; this is translated from the coding sequence ATGAGTACTAATTTGCTAGAAGTTAAAGGTGTTGAGTACTCTTCAGTCGCATCTGGTATAAAGAAAAATAATACTCTAGACCTTTCCTTAGTAAAACTAATTGATGGTAGTGTCACTGCAGCTGTTTTTACTCAAAATATTTTTTGTGCTGCTCCCATAATAGTAGCTAAAAATCATTTAAATTCAGACGTATTGGCGCTGCTTATTAATAGCGGTAATGCAAACGCTGGGACTGGGCAAAAGGGTTTAGAAAATGCTTATAAAACTTGTGACATAGTTGCAAATAAATTTGGAATTAAGGCTGAGCAAATATTACCATTCTCAACAGGTATTATTGGTGAAGCCTTACCTATAGATCCATTCAGTAGTAATATAAATATGCTCATTGACGAGCTTTCTGCAAGTGGTATGAGTCAATTAGCTAGAGGCATATTGACGACTGATCTAACTGAAAAATCTTGTTCGATTAAATTTAATGTTAATGGAACTGATGTAATCCTTTCTGGAGTTGCTAAGGGTTCAGGAATGATTCGACCAGATATGGCTACAATGTTAAGTTTTATTGTTAGTGATATAAGTGCATCTAAAAAAGACCTCCAAGATTGTTTAAATATTTCTGTAGAGCAGTCATTCAATCGTATCACTGTTGATGGAGATACTTCAACTAATGACGCCTGTACCTTAAGTGCAACAAGCCAATCTAATGTTCATATAAGTGATTGTAAGGATCAGTTTCAGAATGCACTAAACCAGCTAACTAAAAAATTAGCACAAATGATTATTAAAGATGGTGAGGGAGCTACAAAATTTGTAGAAGTTAACGTGGCAGGTCTTGATTCATTTGAAGACTGTTTAGAGGTTGCATATACAGTTGCGCATTCTCCATTAGTTAAGACAGCATTATTCGCAAGCGATGCAAATTGGGGAAGGATTCTGGCTGCAGTTGGACGATCAAAAGGAACTGGCATAGCCATTGAAAACATTAATATTTATTTAAATAATTTGCAAGTAATCTCTTCAGGTGAATTAAGTGAAAACTATAAAGATTCTGCTGGAAATGCTGAAATGCAAAAATCAGAAATTATTATTAGAATAGTTTTAGGTGATTCTGATTATAGTGAGAGTGTTTGGACGACAGATCTTTCGTATGATTACGTTAAAATAAATGCTGAATATAGAAGTTAA
- a CDS encoding DUF4856 domain-containing protein: MFNKRFTAKAVPLTVVLTSAILISSSAFARSNVYADFPITLKDYSGSATSSVSYKGQMARHALESSLKKLISKGDMSAMQSYYSGDDANRAIIAPATKGDFVIMQSTIGELSNKNLSGKTYKGLIPGWPGNMTGPEVAAFMFEKAAEVEGGYDAAHAYDYTQLVSKFLMGAVMYNQAVDNYLDEKLEADNKPNNKPYKDGAAYTGKEHVWDEAFGYFGAPSHTLTLSAQDVYNIAKQKDAAVADYNYDGKVDLYKEFAFGHAYYASSYDKGGKTTYLHDIVGAYMDGRDMITAADANALSEAQRDQLKAYAQVVKTNWEKVIAESVFKYAGSTYKDMMKIEAILESGGDVSKEWRNYSKHWGELKGFALALQVGGKDMGATSVKLNRLIGHSPLLLGNTQVTGIDSNGEYIQSDAETWGGYMVHMLKVQNLMVDEFGVVARSNDQTAGLSALVDSLGAKSSAEND; the protein is encoded by the coding sequence ATGTTTAATAAGCGATTTACCGCCAAAGCGGTTCCCTTGACTGTCGTTCTAACGTCAGCAATTTTGATTTCATCATCTGCATTTGCTAGGTCAAATGTCTATGCTGATTTTCCAATTACACTGAAAGATTACTCTGGAAGTGCCACTTCATCTGTTTCATACAAAGGTCAGATGGCTAGACACGCTCTTGAAAGTTCACTTAAGAAATTAATTTCTAAAGGTGATATGAGTGCAATGCAAAGCTATTACTCTGGTGATGATGCTAATCGAGCAATTATTGCTCCAGCAACAAAAGGTGATTTTGTTATTATGCAATCTACTATTGGAGAGCTTTCTAATAAAAACCTTAGTGGAAAAACTTATAAAGGTTTAATTCCTGGATGGCCTGGAAATATGACTGGTCCTGAAGTAGCTGCATTTATGTTTGAAAAAGCTGCAGAAGTTGAGGGTGGCTATGATGCTGCTCATGCATATGACTATACTCAATTAGTATCAAAATTCTTAATGGGTGCTGTCATGTATAACCAGGCAGTAGATAATTATCTTGATGAAAAGCTTGAAGCAGATAATAAACCAAATAATAAGCCATATAAAGATGGTGCTGCATACACTGGTAAGGAGCATGTTTGGGATGAGGCATTTGGTTATTTTGGTGCTCCGTCACACACTTTGACTTTATCAGCACAAGATGTTTACAATATTGCTAAACAGAAAGATGCTGCTGTAGCAGATTATAATTATGATGGCAAGGTAGATTTGTATAAAGAGTTTGCTTTTGGCCATGCTTACTATGCATCTTCATATGATAAAGGTGGCAAGACAACTTACCTTCATGACATCGTTGGCGCCTACATGGACGGAAGAGACATGATAACAGCTGCTGATGCTAACGCTCTTTCTGAAGCTCAACGTGATCAACTTAAAGCTTACGCTCAGGTGGTTAAGACTAACTGGGAAAAAGTGATTGCTGAGTCAGTATTTAAGTATGCAGGTTCAACTTATAAAGACATGATGAAAATTGAAGCGATTCTCGAATCTGGTGGTGATGTATCCAAAGAATGGCGCAACTATTCAAAGCATTGGGGTGAGCTTAAAGGCTTTGCTCTAGCACTTCAAGTTGGTGGAAAAGATATGGGTGCAACTTCAGTTAAGCTTAATCGCTTAATTGGGCACAGTCCTCTTCTTTTAGGTAATACACAAGTTACTGGAATCGACTCAAATGGTGAGTATATTCAGAGTGATGCAGAGACATGGGGTGGCTACATGGTCCATATGCTTAAAGTTCAAAACCTAATGGTTGATGAGTTTGGAGTAGTAGCAAGGTCTAATGATCAAACTGCAGGTTTGTCTGCATTAGTTGATTCTCTTGGCGCAAAATCAAGCGCGGAGAATGACTGA
- a CDS encoding iron ABC transporter permease → MNIKLNNSNFLIGLLALIVSFPIIVVCSSWLFPGTELWGHFAQNLLPDVVSSTLILLLGVGIGVSILGTVLAYLIVMVDFPGQSWLEWAIFLPMAIPAYVLAFVYLGVFDYSGYAQVWLRETTGIPGFDIRSGHWAIILTFILVFYPYVYMMARASFKRQKIQMIEAGKMLGAKPLHVFWRISVPLARPAIAAGVLVVLMETLADFGVVSLFNYSTFTTAIYSAWGDFRSIEVAAQLASLLVLVSFFLIYFEKKARGKAKYYSTDISNIKPYKATGFIGWSIFLFVFGIFMLAFAMPMLQLVIWSIEKYSEEWTQRYLGYLASTSILTISATILTVVTATILALPSRRKANSKVLQILIRFSTLGYALPGSVMAVGLLYGIQNISIVSIYFGGSSINHILFGSVALLLFAYVSRFIAIAFNSANASTEQIKPVYEQSAKLLGASRFRLIREVYLPMMAPGILAGGLLVAVDVMKELPATYLLRPFGWDTLAIRVFELSSDQFYERAAVPALIMVLIGAIIMLIFNKLDKEYF, encoded by the coding sequence ATGAATATCAAGTTAAATAATTCAAATTTCCTGATTGGCTTATTAGCGCTTATAGTTTCCTTTCCAATTATTGTTGTATGCTCATCTTGGTTGTTTCCAGGTACTGAGCTATGGGGGCACTTTGCTCAAAATCTCCTACCAGACGTTGTAAGCTCAACTCTAATTCTGCTTTTAGGGGTAGGGATTGGTGTCAGTATTTTAGGCACAGTGCTTGCATATTTAATTGTGATGGTTGATTTTCCTGGCCAAAGTTGGCTTGAGTGGGCTATTTTTCTTCCTATGGCTATTCCAGCTTATGTATTGGCTTTTGTTTACCTCGGAGTTTTTGATTATTCAGGATATGCTCAAGTATGGCTTAGAGAGACAACTGGAATTCCTGGGTTTGATATTCGATCTGGCCACTGGGCAATCATATTGACATTTATATTGGTTTTTTATCCATATGTTTATATGATGGCAAGAGCTTCATTTAAGCGACAAAAAATTCAAATGATTGAGGCTGGTAAAATGCTTGGAGCCAAACCTTTGCATGTTTTTTGGCGTATTTCAGTTCCTTTAGCAAGGCCTGCAATAGCTGCGGGAGTTTTAGTTGTGCTAATGGAAACACTTGCTGATTTTGGTGTTGTTTCATTATTTAATTATTCAACATTTACTACTGCAATTTACTCTGCATGGGGTGATTTTAGATCAATTGAGGTTGCAGCTCAGCTTGCCTCTTTGTTAGTTTTAGTTTCATTTTTTTTAATTTACTTTGAAAAGAAGGCTCGAGGTAAAGCTAAGTATTATTCTACAGATATTTCTAATATCAAACCTTATAAGGCAACTGGTTTTATAGGTTGGTCTATATTTTTATTCGTCTTTGGTATATTTATGTTGGCATTTGCAATGCCAATGCTTCAGTTAGTTATTTGGAGTATTGAAAAATATAGTGAAGAATGGACTCAGAGGTATCTTGGTTACTTAGCTTCGACAAGCATATTGACTATTAGTGCGACAATCCTAACAGTTGTAACTGCAACTATTTTAGCTCTTCCTAGTCGCAGAAAGGCAAACAGTAAAGTCTTGCAAATACTAATAAGATTCTCAACACTTGGCTATGCGTTGCCTGGATCAGTAATGGCAGTAGGGCTTTTATATGGTATTCAAAATATTTCGATAGTAAGTATATATTTTGGTGGGTCTTCAATAAATCATATTCTTTTTGGTTCTGTTGCACTATTATTATTTGCTTATGTTTCAAGATTTATCGCTATTGCCTTTAATTCGGCTAATGCTTCAACTGAGCAAATTAAGCCAGTATATGAACAAAGCGCAAAACTTCTTGGCGCTTCTCGTTTTCGACTTATTAGAGAGGTATATTTGCCCATGATGGCCCCAGGTATTTTGGCAGGTGGATTGTTAGTTGCAGTTGATGTGATGAAAGAACTTCCTGCAACTTATTTATTAAGACCTTTTGGATGGGATACCCTAGCCATTAGAGTTTTTGAATTGAGTTCAGATCAATTCTATGAGAGAGCTGCAGTACCGGCACTCATTATGGTACTAATTGGTGCAATAATAATGTTAATATTTAATAAGCTCGATAAGGAGTATTTCTAA
- a CDS encoding ABC transporter ATP-binding protein produces the protein MLNVRNLSISFDENQVLDGFNLDLKSGDIFALLGESGSGKSSALRFIAGLEDALDGSVSLDGNDLSFDGHHSVKPELREMGMVFQDYTLFPHMTVFQNVTFGIDYLSKQEKIESVDELLELIGLQGIEKKYPHQLSGGEQQRVSLARSLATSPKLLLLDEPFSSLDKSHRDPLVKEVREILKNSGVTSILVTHDDDEAKSFADIVGTITKKKLII, from the coding sequence GTGCTAAATGTAAGAAACTTATCAATCTCATTTGATGAGAATCAAGTTTTAGATGGGTTTAATCTTGATCTTAAAAGTGGCGATATTTTCGCTTTATTAGGTGAAAGTGGGAGTGGTAAAAGCTCAGCTCTAAGATTTATTGCAGGTCTTGAAGATGCATTAGATGGTAGTGTTTCTTTAGATGGAAATGATTTAAGTTTTGATGGTCATCACTCAGTAAAGCCTGAATTAAGAGAGATGGGAATGGTTTTTCAGGACTATACTTTATTCCCTCATATGACAGTTTTTCAGAATGTTACTTTTGGAATTGATTATCTATCAAAACAAGAAAAGATTGAAAGTGTCGATGAACTTTTAGAACTAATTGGGTTGCAGGGTATTGAAAAAAAATATCCACACCAATTATCTGGAGGTGAACAGCAAAGAGTTTCACTTGCTAGGTCACTTGCAACGTCACCAAAGCTTCTATTATTGGATGAGCCTTTTTCTAGTCTAGATAAATCACATCGCGACCCATTGGTAAAAGAAGTTAGGGAGATTCTTAAAAATTCTGGAGTAACTTCTATCCTTGTTACGCATGATGATGACGAAGCAAAATCTTTTGCAGATATTGTTGGTACTATTACCAAAAAGAAGTTGATTATTTAA